A genome region from Piliocolobus tephrosceles isolate RC106 chromosome 8, ASM277652v3, whole genome shotgun sequence includes the following:
- the TMEM270 gene encoding transmembrane protein 270, with translation MEAVPPVRSSLLEILLQVIRLTVLLVQNRDHLYNFLLLKINLFNHWVSGLAQEARGSCNWQARLPLGAAACPLGRALRAGLALIQVPVWLVLQGPRLMWAGMWGGTRALGLALLSAWEQLGLSVAIWTDLFLSCLHGLMLVALLLVIVTWRVCQKVHCFRPDRQLSKALQMNCVVRKLLAQLRRLYWWVETMTALTSWHLAYLITWTTCLASHLLQAAFEHTAQLAQAQEVEPQEVSESSLLPSLSGSSDSESGLVLSEQETPRA, from the exons TTGGTTCAGAACCGAGATCACCTCTATAATTTTCTGCTCCTCAAGATCAACCTCTTCAACCACTGGGTATCAGGGCTGGCCCAAGAGGCCCGGGGGTCCTGTAACTGGCAGGCCCGCCTACCTCTGGGAGCTGCAGCCTGCCCGCTGGGCCGGGCTCTCCGGGCTGGGCTGGCTCTGATCCAGGTCCCTGTGTGGCTCGTGCTACAGGGACCCAGGCTGATGTGGGCTGGCATGTGGGGCGgcaccagggccctgggcctggccttgCTCAGTGCCTGGGAGCAGCTGGGCCTGTCTGTGGCCATCTGGACAGACCTATTTTTGTCATGTCTGCACGGCCTGATGTTGGTGGCCTTGCTCCTGGTGATAGTGACCTGGAGGGTGTGTCAGAAGGTCCACTGCTTCAGACCGGACAGGCAGCTCAGTAAG GCCTTGCAAATGAACTGCGTGGTGAGGAAGCTCCTGGCACAGCTGAGACGTCTGTATTGGTGGGTGGAGACTATGACTGCCCTCACCTCCTGGCACCTGGCCTATCTCATCACCTGGaccacctgcctggcctcccacctGCTGCAGGCTGCCTTTGAACACACGGCCCAGCTGGCCCAGGCCCAGGAGGTTGAACCCCAGGAGGTCTCAGAGTCTTCCTTGCTGCCCTCACTATCGGGGTCCTCGGACTCGGAGTCTGGACTAGTTTTGTCAGAGCAAGAAACTCCCAGAGCATAA